The genome window TCCTTGGGGAAACAGGAGCCGCCCCAGCCGATCCCCGGGCGCAGGAAGTGGGCGCCGAGACGGTGGTCCATGCCGACGGCCCCGAGAACCTCGGTGACGTCGGCGCCGGTGTTCTCGCAGAGGGTGGCGATCTCGTTGGCAAAGCTGATCTTCGTTGCGAGGAGGGCGTTGGAGGCGAGTTTGACCATCTCGGCGGACTTGACGTCCATCGTGGCGACGGGGGCGTTGATGCCGGTGTGTAGGGCGGCGACCAGGGCGCCGGCGGTGTCGTTGTCCTGTCCGATCACGATGCGGTCGGGGGCCATGAAGTCGGTGATGGCTCGGCCTTCGGCGGTGAACTCGGGGTTGGAGACGTAGCCGACGTGGGAGAGCCCGATCTCGTCGAGCAGGGCGCGGGCGCGGGCGCCGGTGCCGACGGGGACGGTGGACTTCATGACGACGGCGCGCAGGTCGTGGGCGTCGGCCAGGGAGCGGACGACGGCAAAGACTCGCGAGAGGTCGGCGTCGCCGGAGGCGGAGGGCGGGGTGTCCACGCACACGTAGGCGATCTCGGCGCTGGTGACGGCCTCGGTGAGGTCCTGGGTGAAGGTGAGGCGTTCCTTGTTGCGGGCGATCATGTCGCCGAGGCCGGGTTCGTGGATGGGGACGTCGCCGGCGTTGAGGATGCGGACGCGTTCGGGGTTGATGTCCCGGACGGTGACGTGGTGGCCCAGCTCGGCGAGACACGCGCCAGTCACCAGGCCGATGTATCCGGCGCCGAACACCGCGATGCGTCGCTCTGCC of Streptomyces sp. NBC_01408 contains these proteins:
- a CDS encoding UDP-glucose/GDP-mannose dehydrogenase family protein, which produces MAERRIAVFGAGYIGLVTGACLAELGHHVTVRDINPERVRILNAGDVPIHEPGLGDMIARNKERLTFTQDLTEAVTSAEIAYVCVDTPPSASGDADLSRVFAVVRSLADAHDLRAVVMKSTVPVGTGARARALLDEIGLSHVGYVSNPEFTAEGRAITDFMAPDRIVIGQDNDTAGALVAALHTGINAPVATMDVKSAEMVKLASNALLATKISFANEIATLCENTGADVTEVLGAVGMDHRLGAHFLRPGIGWGGSCFPKDSEALRQMASNTGFHPQLLTAVINVNNIQKRRAIQHLKDELGDLAGKHVTLLGMAFKPGTDDMREAPSTVLASRLLAEGAHVRSWDPLARPAAGEPWDSVTRLPTPQQALAGADAAVIVTEWPELVEIDWKEAHSAMHTPVLFDGRNLLDPTRLREIGFRYTSVGRP